The proteins below are encoded in one region of Methanofollis aquaemaris:
- a CDS encoding HAMP domain-containing protein: protein MDGMARSGTQGRSLTLQIPIFYKLFVSMLFVAVIPVILLGIMAAGDTGWIVEVLGLQGTVFVLTLATLAIVVMWSFFLASSITSPITQLSEVARNVSMGDLKGAEVDVMSNDEIGDLAASFNRMINSYRVLDALAREDNE, encoded by the coding sequence ATGGACGGCATGGCCAGGTCCGGCACACAGGGGAGGAGCCTCACCCTCCAGATCCCCATCTTCTACAAACTCTTTGTGAGCATGCTCTTTGTCGCGGTGATCCCGGTCATCCTGCTCGGGATCATGGCGGCCGGAGACACGGGATGGATTGTGGAAGTCCTCGGTCTCCAGGGGACGGTATTCGTCCTGACCCTGGCGACTCTTGCGATCGTGGTGATGTGGAGTTTCTTCCTTGCAAGCAGCATCACAAGCCCTATCACACAACTCTCTGAGGTGGCCAGGAATGTCTCGATGGGAGACCTCAAGGGAGCAGAGGTCGACGTCATGAGCAACGACGAGATCGGAGATCTTGCCGCATCCTTCAACAGGATGATCAACTCGTACCGGGTTCTCGATGCTCTTGCTCGTGAAGATAATGAGTGA
- a CDS encoding efflux RND transporter permease subunit, translated as MKSPYQTIAETINKHPATVAGLFVMLLLVAFYGMSLISMETGSDTYLDKSTTRGMLYDKYADSFKSDSIMLLVETDNVLNPQVLEYLDTLQEDIGDERYVSSTRSIVDLVKQVNGGVLPRSDGEVQQARARVPQEIMDRYVPSNMMTIGIITLEPGVSSDVRENVLNAIDSAVAISNPPPGVEVTVSGDPAFAQQMKEEMGSSMGVLIGAAMLLMILAVGLLFSHVRYRFLPVFIVATGLILTFGLMGLTGIKINIATMGAFPVLIGIGIDYAIQFHSRFEEERRRAAVDESVVTTITKTGPSVLYAMIATSMGFIAMRISPVPMVQSFGLVCVIGVVMCYLAALIIVPTFGVLIKYRPKKEVEAAASGRMDAYNTFLGNLAVKIAKNPVPILLILGLIAFVGVEMDGEIKISTDEQTFVPSDMPAVVDLKKITRTMGSTQTLPIYIRGDDVISLDSLEWIERFSQSEVKENAEITGATSIVSLIQQYNKGVLPGTDAEVAMVLNRIPEAEKAKYLRGNMETVIQFSLTDMEMEQAESFINKVRQDIVWDKPPAGIVADPTGTLELFTALIDDIAKGKTQMTLLGFGLILGFLFLIYRKIGKAASPLIPIMMIVGWNGLIMYILGIDYTPLTAVLGSMTIGVASEYTILIMERFYEEREKGTGVYDAIQQAVSQIGTAITVSGMTTVFGFSALILSTFNIIQNFGVVTVITVGFSLLGAIIVMPAVLSLVGRSWRSNPENAATE; from the coding sequence GTGAAGTCCCCGTATCAGACAATCGCAGAAACCATCAATAAACACCCCGCCACGGTCGCCGGCCTCTTCGTGATGCTCCTCCTCGTCGCCTTCTACGGGATGAGCCTCATCTCGATGGAGACCGGGTCGGACACTTACCTGGACAAGTCCACGACCCGCGGGATGCTCTACGACAAGTACGCCGACTCGTTCAAGTCAGACAGCATCATGCTGCTGGTCGAGACCGACAACGTGCTCAACCCCCAGGTTCTCGAATACCTGGACACCCTCCAGGAGGACATCGGGGACGAGCGCTATGTCAGTTCGACCCGGAGCATCGTCGACCTGGTCAAACAGGTCAACGGAGGCGTCCTGCCCCGTTCGGACGGCGAGGTGCAGCAGGCCAGGGCCAGGGTGCCCCAGGAGATCATGGACCGCTACGTCCCCTCCAACATGATGACCATCGGGATCATCACCCTTGAACCCGGCGTCTCCTCCGATGTCAGGGAGAATGTTCTCAATGCCATCGACTCGGCGGTGGCCATCTCCAACCCGCCGCCGGGTGTCGAGGTGACGGTCAGCGGCGACCCCGCCTTTGCCCAGCAGATGAAAGAAGAGATGGGTTCTTCGATGGGTGTCCTCATCGGTGCGGCGATGCTCCTGATGATCCTTGCCGTCGGCCTTCTCTTCTCCCATGTGAGGTACCGTTTCCTCCCGGTCTTCATCGTGGCCACCGGCCTCATCCTCACCTTCGGGTTGATGGGCCTGACCGGGATCAAGATCAACATTGCGACGATGGGCGCCTTCCCGGTGCTCATCGGTATCGGGATCGACTATGCGATCCAGTTCCATTCCCGGTTTGAGGAGGAGCGGCGGCGGGCCGCGGTGGACGAGTCGGTGGTCACCACCATCACGAAGACCGGCCCCTCGGTCCTGTATGCGATGATCGCAACCTCGATGGGTTTTATTGCGATGCGGATCTCTCCGGTCCCGATGGTGCAGAGTTTCGGTCTGGTCTGTGTCATCGGGGTGGTGATGTGTTATCTTGCGGCTCTCATCATCGTCCCGACCTTCGGGGTGCTCATCAAGTATCGTCCCAAGAAAGAGGTCGAAGCCGCCGCGAGTGGGAGGATGGATGCGTATAACACCTTCCTCGGCAACCTGGCCGTGAAGATTGCAAAGAATCCGGTCCCCATCCTCCTCATCCTCGGCCTCATCGCATTCGTCGGGGTCGAGATGGACGGCGAGATCAAGATCAGCACCGACGAGCAGACCTTCGTCCCCTCGGATATGCCCGCGGTCGTCGACCTCAAGAAGATCACGCGCACGATGGGTTCGACCCAGACCCTGCCCATCTATATCAGGGGCGACGACGTCATCAGTCTGGACAGTCTGGAATGGATCGAGAGGTTCTCGCAATCCGAGGTGAAGGAGAATGCCGAGATCACCGGCGCGACCAGCATCGTCAGTCTGATCCAGCAGTACAACAAAGGCGTTCTGCCCGGCACCGATGCCGAGGTCGCCATGGTGCTGAACCGGATCCCGGAGGCTGAGAAGGCGAAGTATCTACGCGGGAACATGGAGACGGTCATCCAGTTCTCCCTGACCGACATGGAGATGGAACAGGCGGAGAGTTTCATCAACAAGGTCCGCCAGGACATCGTCTGGGATAAACCGCCGGCCGGGATCGTCGCCGACCCCACCGGCACCCTCGAACTCTTCACGGCGCTCATCGACGATATCGCCAAGGGCAAGACCCAGATGACGCTCCTCGGTTTCGGGCTCATCCTCGGTTTCCTCTTCCTGATATACCGCAAGATCGGGAAGGCGGCCTCCCCGCTCATCCCGATCATGATGATTGTCGGGTGGAACGGGCTGATCATGTACATCCTCGGGATCGACTACACCCCGCTCACCGCGGTCCTGGGCTCGATGACCATCGGGGTGGCGTCGGAGTACACCATCCTGATCATGGAGCGGTTCTACGAAGAGCGCGAGAAGGGGACCGGGGTCTATGACGCGATCCAGCAGGCCGTCTCCCAGATCGGGACGGCGATCACGGTCTCGGGGATGACGACGGTCTTCGGTTTCTCGGCACTGATCCTCTCCACCTTCAATATCATCCAGAACTTCGGAGTCGTCACCGTGATCACGGTCGGGTTCTCGCTGCTGGGTGCGATCATCGTGATGCCCGCAGTCCTCTCCCTGGTGGGGCGTTCCTGGCGTTCGAACCCGGAGAACGCTGCCACTGAGTGA
- a CDS encoding TATA-box-binding protein, with protein MDDSRYESLKIENIVASGVIADSIDLGDVSQKIPNCELNTKRFPGAVYRITKPKIASLIFSSGKVVLTGIRNKQDLYDGLNIIVSSLKEAGVDTYDEPQVGITNIVCSYDIGRYINLNKVVITLNLENIEYEPEQFPGLVYRIKDPKIVALLFSSGKIILTGGKNLEDIKRGLDFLEQKLESIM; from the coding sequence ATGGATGATTCAAGGTACGAGTCACTGAAGATCGAAAATATCGTTGCATCTGGTGTCATCGCTGATTCCATAGATTTAGGCGACGTTTCTCAGAAGATCCCCAACTGTGAACTGAACACCAAACGATTCCCCGGCGCGGTCTACCGGATCACCAAGCCAAAGATCGCATCCCTGATCTTCTCCTCAGGCAAGGTCGTCCTGACCGGGATCCGGAACAAGCAGGACCTCTACGACGGGCTCAACATCATCGTCTCCTCCCTCAAGGAAGCGGGAGTCGACACCTACGACGAGCCCCAGGTCGGGATCACCAACATCGTCTGTTCGTACGACATCGGCAGGTACATCAACCTCAACAAGGTCGTCATCACCCTCAACCTTGAGAACATCGAGTACGAACCCGAACAGTTCCCGGGGCTTGTCTACCGCATCAAAGACCCCAAGATTGTGGCTCTCCTCTTCTCGTCAGGAAAGATCATCCTCACCGGCGGGAAAAACCTCGAAGACATCAAGCGCGGCCTCGACTTCCTCGAGCAGAAGCTCGAGAGCATTATGTGA